The segment GCGGTGCCGTATGATGCGGGGCGATTCCTCCTGCGCATTGCGCACCCTCTTCGTCATGCCCAATCTGGATTTCACGCTGACCGGCGAATACGTCGAGCTGCACAACCTTCTCAAGATCACCGGCCTCGCGGACAGCGGCGGCACCGCGAAGCTGATCGTCGCGTCCGGCGCGGTGAAAGTCGACGGCGCGGTCGAGCTTCGCAAGACCTGCAAGATCCGCGCGGGCCAGGTCGTGCTGCTCGGCGACACGCGCATCGCGGTGCGCGAGGCCTAGGCTAGGGTCGTTCCCCCTGCCCCCGACATGGCCATCGGCGCGCGCGTTCGACACAGTACGAATAAAGCCGTAAGCTAGCCGTCTCTCAAAATAAATACAGACAGCGCGGGCCCGTACCCGCGCGAGCGCCCATTCCATGTCGCATTCCGGTCTCACGCGGACGGCCGCTGCGCCGCCGTCCCTGTCCAGTCACGCCGCCGATACCGCGCGCCTCGCCGCACCGCTCGCGATCGCGCAACTTTCACAGATGGCGATGAGCGTCACCGACACGGTGCTGCTCGGTTCGCTCGGCCCCGATTCGCTCGCGGCCGGCGGTCTCGGCGCGAACTTCTTCTTCGTCATCGTGACCATTCTGCAAGGCGTGCTGTCGTCGGTCAGCGTGAGCGTCGCGCATGCGCGCGGCGCCCAGGCCGAGGACCGCGTGCCGCACATCTACTGGACGGGCTTCGCGCTGTCCGTGCTGCTCGCGATTCCGGCAATCATCGCGCTGTCGCTGGCCGAACCGATCCTG is part of the Burkholderia pyrrocinia genome and harbors:
- a CDS encoding RNA-binding S4 domain-containing protein — protein: MPNLDFTLTGEYVELHNLLKITGLADSGGTAKLIVASGAVKVDGAVELRKTCKIRAGQVVLLGDTRIAVREA